A region of Oscillatoria sp. FACHB-1406 DNA encodes the following proteins:
- a CDS encoding ATP-binding sensor histidine kinase, whose protein sequence is MTASISEIPLPNLSGYRIIEQLYAGSRTLVYRAEQLATQRSVILKILRAAYPSFQELLQFRNQYTLTKNLPIPGIIRPLSLESGQNGYILVMEDTGSISLAQYIHQQPLSLSSQLDIALQIAEIVQQLHAERIIHKDIKPANILIKPETGQIQLIDFSLSSNLPKQTQQIQNPNVLEGTLAYISPEQTGRMNRGVDYRSDFYSLGVTLYQLLSGQLPFQSPEALELVHAHIAQSPVAPHEINPSIPPQLSHIVLKLLAKNAEDRYQSALGLKYDLEQCQKQWQENQSINEFELGKRDVCERFIIPEKLYGREAEVKRLLEAFERVAAGASEVMLVAGYSGIGKTAAINEIHKPIVREKGYFIKGKFDQLNRNIPFSAFVQAFRDLIRQLLSESDAQLWEWKTKILNAVGESGGVIVEVIPELERIIGKQPEVTELTGSAAQNRFNLFFQKFVKVFTSVEHPLVIFIDDLQWADGASLKLLELLMKDTEYLLILGAYRDNEVSPVHPLTFTLDELNKVGVTIDKITLLPLALSHINQLVAATLKCSCEIAKPLTQVIYQKTLGNPFFTTQLLKALYDDDFIKFDINAGYWQCDLVRVKLHILTDDIVEFMSIQLQKLPAETQDVLKLAACIGAQFELQTLAIVCEQSETETARALWSSLQSGLILPINETYKFFLTETEETLTTQNIAVPYRFLHDRVQQAAYSLVPEAERALAHYQIGQLLLQQISPAAREERIFELVNQLNYGTAFITQQKERDELAQLNLIACRKARSTTAYNAGREYANKGLSLLGENAWGRQYAMSLEFHELAAELAMLCGDLESMEQFIETVIARSRSLVEQINVYCIKIQASASQNKLAEAVTIGQGLLEQLGLTFPESPTPADIQQVIQEIDELIADREIADLVRLPEMSDRKIIGIVQIAKSIMAPAFLSGSPLYPLLVCFSVKFLIQYGNTSVSAYIYTNYGIILCNFLRAVDTAAQYGSLALQILAKLDAKASKPEVLLMLAVFLMHRKSHLKETLSLLQEGYATALEFGNLEFVGHNGHSFCQHSFVSGQPLETVEKESRAYCHEMTQLNQLTTATYARICWQATSNLLGLAPDPTCLTGEILQETELLPLLQSTRDESGLYTFNLYKMILCFWFGELDRAQNQALEVRRYFMAGAGLIHEASLYFYESLIALGKCDRDSDRTLEIVERATQNQMPLQQYWANHAPMNHQHKYDLVEAEKCRVLGKLYEAGDWYDRAIKGAKANCYIQEEALANELAAKFYLNWDKEKVAAGYMQEAYYCYAKWGAKAKVEDLVTRYPQLLSQILQRMQIGEQNSPLTTSSNTLVPLHQTVSSGSISISNLLDINTILKVAQSLYSEIHLEKLLATLMQVVVDNSGADKAALFLDRDGELQAVIKYVDRAILSFFPKPVDECQHLPTSVIHYVERTLETVTTDSKSYPSMASDRYFIKHQPQSLFCTPILNQGKLIGVLYLENAITNGAFTSERVELLKFLCSQAAISLKNATLYQQSQTYTQQLHDKSQQLEKTLAELQGMQVQLIQSEKMSALGNLVAGVAHEINNPVGCIIGNINVAQDYMSNLLDIIDLYQKTFPQPGLEIEEELEAIDIDYLRSDFPKLIEAMKDGGNRIKSISKSLRTFSRSDSEAKQLFNIHEGIDSTLLILRHRLKANSIRPAIEIVTNYGQVPEIFCFPGQLNQVFMNIIANAIDALEEFNAGRSLTEIQTHPNRITIETRLEGERANITIADNGPGIAVEFKNRIFEHLFTTKTVGKGTGLGLAIAWQIIVEKHGGAIDVTSEVGKGTEFILSLPVR, encoded by the coding sequence ATGACTGCATCGATATCCGAAATTCCCCTACCGAACCTGTCGGGCTATCGCATCATCGAGCAACTTTACGCCGGTTCCAGAACCCTCGTCTACCGCGCCGAACAACTCGCCACCCAACGAAGCGTCATCCTCAAAATTCTGCGAGCCGCTTATCCCAGTTTCCAGGAACTGCTTCAATTCCGCAACCAATACACCCTGACCAAAAATCTTCCCATCCCGGGTATCATCCGTCCCCTTAGTTTAGAAAGCGGGCAAAACGGCTATATCCTAGTCATGGAAGATACCGGAAGCATCTCCCTAGCGCAATACATCCACCAACAGCCCCTCAGCTTATCCTCTCAACTCGACATCGCCCTACAAATCGCTGAGATTGTGCAGCAACTGCACGCCGAACGCATCATTCACAAAGATATCAAACCCGCCAACATCCTCATTAAGCCTGAAACCGGGCAAATTCAACTGATAGACTTCAGCCTCTCATCAAACCTGCCCAAACAAACCCAACAAATCCAGAATCCCAACGTCTTGGAAGGAACCCTGGCTTATATCTCCCCAGAACAAACCGGCCGGATGAATCGAGGTGTAGACTACCGCAGCGACTTCTACAGTTTAGGAGTCACCCTTTACCAACTGCTAAGCGGGCAACTGCCGTTTCAATCCCCAGAAGCCCTAGAACTCGTCCACGCTCACATCGCCCAGTCGCCCGTTGCGCCCCACGAGATTAACCCCAGCATTCCACCGCAATTGTCGCACATCGTCTTGAAACTACTCGCCAAAAATGCTGAAGACCGATATCAGAGCGCCTTGGGGTTAAAATACGACCTCGAACAATGCCAAAAGCAATGGCAAGAAAATCAAAGCATCAATGAGTTTGAGTTAGGAAAGCGAGATGTATGCGAGCGCTTCATCATCCCAGAAAAGCTTTACGGACGGGAAGCTGAAGTCAAGAGATTGTTGGAGGCGTTCGAGCGCGTAGCAGCAGGAGCCTCAGAAGTGATGCTAGTGGCGGGATATTCAGGGATTGGGAAAACCGCAGCAATCAATGAAATCCACAAGCCCATCGTGCGAGAGAAAGGGTATTTTATTAAGGGAAAATTCGACCAATTGAACCGCAACATTCCCTTTTCGGCGTTCGTGCAAGCCTTCCGCGATTTAATCCGGCAATTACTTTCAGAATCCGATGCACAACTGTGGGAGTGGAAAACCAAAATCCTGAACGCAGTCGGAGAAAGTGGGGGAGTTATTGTTGAAGTTATTCCCGAATTAGAACGGATTATTGGAAAACAACCAGAAGTCACAGAATTAACGGGTAGTGCTGCTCAGAATCGATTCAATTTATTCTTCCAAAAATTCGTCAAAGTCTTCACGAGTGTAGAACATCCCCTCGTTATCTTTATCGATGACTTGCAGTGGGCAGATGGGGCATCGTTGAAGCTGCTAGAATTATTGATGAAAGATACAGAATATTTATTGATTTTAGGAGCATATCGAGATAATGAAGTCTCGCCAGTTCATCCCTTAACTTTTACATTAGATGAATTAAATAAAGTCGGAGTTACGATTGACAAGATAACGCTATTACCCTTGGCTTTGTCCCACATTAACCAATTGGTTGCGGCAACATTAAAATGCTCTTGTGAAATTGCAAAGCCTTTAACACAAGTCATTTATCAAAAAACTTTAGGAAACCCGTTTTTTACCACCCAATTATTGAAAGCATTGTATGATGATGACTTTATAAAATTTGATATCAATGCGGGCTATTGGCAGTGCGATCTCGTTCGCGTAAAACTTCATATCTTGACCGATGATATCGTTGAATTCATGTCGATTCAGTTACAAAAACTGCCTGCTGAGACGCAAGATGTCTTAAAATTGGCAGCTTGTATCGGGGCGCAATTCGAGCTTCAAACTTTAGCAATTGTTTGCGAGCAGTCAGAAACCGAAACGGCTAGAGCATTGTGGAGTTCTTTGCAATCTGGATTAATTCTTCCGATTAATGAGACTTACAAATTTTTCTTAACTGAAACAGAAGAGACATTAACAACTCAAAATATAGCAGTTCCTTATCGGTTTTTACACGATCGCGTCCAACAAGCCGCTTACTCCCTGGTTCCGGAAGCCGAGCGGGCGCTCGCTCATTACCAAATCGGGCAACTCCTACTGCAACAAATTTCCCCTGCCGCTAGGGAAGAACGCATTTTTGAGTTAGTCAATCAATTAAACTACGGAACTGCTTTCATTACTCAGCAAAAAGAACGCGATGAATTAGCCCAACTCAATTTGATTGCCTGCCGTAAAGCTCGAAGCACTACGGCTTATAATGCAGGTCGCGAATATGCTAACAAAGGATTGTCCCTGCTGGGAGAAAATGCTTGGGGTCGGCAATATGCAATGAGTTTAGAGTTCCATGAGTTAGCCGCTGAATTAGCAATGCTGTGCGGTGACTTGGAATCGATGGAACAGTTCATTGAGACGGTTATCGCGCGATCGCGTTCTTTAGTCGAACAAATCAATGTCTACTGTATTAAAATTCAAGCGAGCGCCTCTCAAAATAAGCTGGCTGAAGCCGTAACCATCGGTCAAGGACTTTTAGAACAGCTTGGCCTAACTTTTCCCGAATCACCAACACCAGCAGATATTCAACAGGTTATTCAGGAGATAGACGAACTTATCGCAGACCGCGAAATTGCCGATCTAGTTCGCCTGCCCGAGATGAGCGATCGCAAAATCATTGGTATTGTCCAGATCGCTAAAAGCATTATGGCCCCCGCTTTTCTTTCGGGTTCGCCCTTATATCCGCTACTGGTTTGTTTCTCCGTCAAGTTTTTAATTCAGTACGGCAATACCTCAGTTTCGGCGTACATTTATACAAACTATGGCATCATTCTATGCAATTTTTTGAGAGCCGTGGATACCGCAGCACAGTATGGTTCCTTAGCGCTTCAGATCCTTGCAAAACTCGATGCTAAAGCCAGCAAACCAGAAGTATTGTTAATGTTAGCGGTATTTTTGATGCACCGCAAATCTCACCTGAAAGAAACGCTTTCTCTCCTACAAGAAGGTTACGCAACTGCTTTAGAATTTGGCAACTTAGAGTTCGTTGGGCATAACGGACACAGTTTTTGTCAACATTCTTTTGTGAGCGGTCAGCCTCTAGAAACTGTGGAGAAAGAGAGTCGCGCTTACTGCCATGAGATGACGCAACTCAATCAATTGACCACAGCCACTTACGCTCGTATCTGCTGGCAAGCGACATCAAATTTACTGGGTTTAGCACCGGATCCCACCTGTTTGACAGGAGAAATTTTGCAAGAAACAGAATTGCTCCCTTTACTTCAGTCTACTCGTGATGAATCGGGTTTGTATACTTTTAATCTCTACAAAATGATACTTTGCTTTTGGTTTGGGGAACTCGATCGCGCCCAAAACCAAGCCCTAGAAGTCAGACGCTATTTTATGGCAGGTGCGGGGTTAATCCATGAAGCCTCGTTGTATTTTTACGAGTCTTTGATTGCGCTGGGAAAATGCGATCGAGATTCCGATCGCACCTTAGAAATTGTAGAGCGCGCGACCCAAAATCAAATGCCATTACAGCAGTATTGGGCAAACCACGCTCCCATGAATCACCAACATAAATACGATTTAGTGGAAGCGGAGAAATGCCGAGTTTTAGGAAAGCTATATGAGGCTGGAGATTGGTACGATCGCGCCATCAAAGGAGCAAAAGCTAACTGCTACATTCAAGAAGAAGCTTTAGCCAACGAACTCGCCGCCAAATTTTACCTCAATTGGGACAAAGAAAAAGTAGCAGCGGGCTATATGCAAGAAGCCTATTATTGCTACGCCAAATGGGGAGCAAAAGCTAAGGTAGAAGACTTAGTAACTCGCTATCCCCAACTGCTAAGTCAAATTTTGCAAAGAATGCAGATTGGCGAGCAGAACTCGCCCCTCACCACTTCATCTAACACCCTTGTTCCCTTACATCAAACTGTCTCTAGTGGTTCTATTTCTATTTCTAACTTACTCGATATTAATACGATATTGAAAGTCGCTCAATCCCTATATAGCGAAATCCATCTCGAAAAACTACTGGCAACTTTAATGCAAGTGGTCGTGGATAACTCTGGGGCAGATAAAGCGGCTTTATTCCTCGATCGCGATGGGGAGTTACAAGCAGTAATCAAATATGTAGATCGTGCTATCTTATCTTTTTTCCCTAAACCTGTTGATGAGTGCCAACATTTACCAACCAGTGTAATTCACTATGTAGAACGTACTTTAGAAACCGTAACAACTGATTCTAAAAGTTATCCGAGCATGGCGAGCGATCGCTATTTTATCAAACATCAACCTCAAAGTTTATTTTGCACGCCAATTCTGAATCAAGGCAAACTTATTGGTGTATTATATCTCGAAAACGCCATTACAAATGGTGCATTTACGAGCGAGCGAGTTGAGTTATTAAAATTTCTGTGTTCCCAAGCGGCAATTTCCCTAAAGAATGCGACACTCTACCAACAATCCCAAACTTACACCCAACAACTGCACGATAAATCTCAACAGTTGGAAAAAACCCTAGCAGAACTGCAAGGAATGCAAGTGCAACTGATACAGTCCGAAAAAATGTCCGCTTTAGGAAACTTGGTAGCAGGAGTTGCTCACGAAATCAATAATCCTGTCGGTTGTATTATTGGAAATATTAATGTTGCACAAGATTACATGAGTAACTTGTTAGATATCATCGACCTATATCAAAAAACATTTCCTCAACCGGGCTTAGAAATTGAAGAAGAATTAGAAGCAATTGATATTGATTACCTGCGCTCGGACTTTCCGAAGTTGATCGAGGCGATGAAAGACGGTGGAAACCGTATCAAATCGATCAGTAAAAGCCTCCGTACCTTCTCCCGTTCCGACAGCGAAGCCAAGCAACTTTTTAATATTCACGAAGGAATTGATAGTACCTTATTGATTCTCCGCCATCGCTTAAAAGCTAACAGCATTCGTCCGGCAATTGAAATCGTCACGAACTACGGTCAAGTCCCAGAAATTTTTTGTTTTCCGGGACAGCTAAACCAGGTATTCATGAATATTATTGCTAACGCGATCGATGCTTTGGAGGAGTTTAATGCAGGCCGTAGTTTGACAGAAATTCAAACCCATCCCAATCGCATTACTATTGAGACTCGCTTAGAAGGAGAAAGGGCAAACATCACAATCGCTGATAACGGCCCCGGAATAGCGGTAGAATTCAAAAATCGCATCTTCGAGCATCTGTTCACGACAAAAACTGTCGGAAAAGGTACGGGATTAGGACTGGCGATCGCGTGGCAAATTATTGTTGAAAAACACGGCGGAGCGATCGATGTCACATCGGAAGTCGGCAAAGGAACCGAATTTATTCTGAGTTTGCCCGTTCGTTAG
- a CDS encoding pentapeptide repeat-containing protein has product MRKLSEDKLLTDYHCGQRDFTEVNLREAELFEAKLSGINLSRSNLESAYLPYANLTDAKLERSKLRGVQLANAKLLQVNLREADLSRANLSRTNLRHANLRGADLSGANLYAADLGYADLSNANLQRANLQNANLENAKLHQTKLQGANLFRARGADFSEAETDAITVFPDGHHNVD; this is encoded by the coding sequence ATGCGGAAGTTAAGTGAAGATAAATTGCTGACGGATTACCATTGCGGTCAACGAGACTTTACAGAGGTGAATCTTAGAGAAGCGGAACTATTTGAAGCCAAGCTATCTGGTATTAACCTCAGCCGCAGCAATCTCGAAAGTGCTTATCTCCCCTACGCTAACTTGACCGATGCTAAGTTGGAGCGCTCTAAGTTGCGAGGCGTACAACTTGCCAATGCTAAACTTTTACAGGTTAATTTAAGGGAAGCCGACCTATCGAGAGCCAATCTTTCTCGGACGAATCTGCGCCATGCGAACTTACGGGGAGCAGATTTATCGGGTGCTAATCTGTACGCAGCGGATCTGGGTTACGCCGACCTGAGTAATGCTAATCTCCAGAGGGCAAATCTTCAAAATGCCAATTTGGAGAACGCCAAGTTGCATCAAACCAAATTGCAAGGTGCTAATTTATTTCGGGCGCGGGGTGCGGACTTTTCTGAAGCGGAAACCGATGCGATTACTGTCTTTCCGGACGGCCATCACAACGTTGATTGA
- a CDS encoding DNA-directed RNA polymerase subunit beta': MSKKPIFFNRIVDKGQLRRLIAWTYTHYGSAVSSQVADRLKDLGFRYATKAGVSISVDDLQVPPKKKEMLAAAEAEIRTTERRYRTGDITEVERFQKVIDTWNSTSEALKDEVVENFRATNPLNSVYMMAFSGARGNLSQVRQLVGMRGLMADPQGQIIALPIKTNFREGLTVTEYIISSYGARKGLVDTALRTADSGYLTRRLVDVSQDVIVRENDCGTERSIKVEAMMDNDRVLIPLSDRLLGRILARDVVDPQSGEIIAVRNQDIDDTLAKKIGKHVDRVWVRSPLTCEAARSVCQHCYGWSLAHGHMVDLGEAVGIIAAQSIGEPGTQLTMRTFHTGGVFTGEVARNVRAEAAGTIKFGPNLRTRPVRTRHGDDREQVEVAGDMLLMPVGSKKSSDAIAYSITPGSLLFVRDGDTVENDQMLAEVALRQRRGSTEKATKDVSADLAGEVMFAGLIGEEKTDRQGNVTHIAQRGGLLWVMSGDVYNLLPGAEPVVKNGDRVEAGTVLAQTKLITLHGGVVRLHPGSREIEIITASVQLDRSIVQREHNRYVINAQSGQRFLLKATPGTKVLNHQVIAELIDDRYRTQTGGIVKYAGLETSKGRGRNEPGRANKGYEVTQGGSLLWIPEECHEVNKDISLLLVEEGQYVEAGTEVVKDIYAQSSGVVEVVQKNDILREIAIKPGELHPIEEPPLVEADGQLLQPGTEVLPGLVMEELRYGEYVDTPEGLALLLRPAIEYVVSEHPDVPSQESIDNKATGPSISLRAIQRLFYKDGDRVKSVEGVDLVSTQLVLEIEQTQERKDFIDSSSLSADIELLPVSEANEDGDGETYQLQIVILESLVIRRDVEADTTSGGTKTRILVEDGQEIPPGAVVARTEIKCKEAGEVRGIRAGAEAIRRVLVARSADRVSLELPARPKLKVGSLVVAGTEIVPGVTAPESGQIVAIETPDKASDVHTLSLRLGRPYRVSAGAILQVGDGDLVQRGDNLVLLVFERSKTGDIIQGLPRIEELLEARRPKEACILAKRPGTAQVVYGEDDIVDVKIIEAGGVVADYPLSPGQNAIVVDGQEVGVAEPVTDGPPNPHEILETFFEYYCEEKGVYEAALIGLQKAQNFLVDAVQGVYQSQGIDIADKHIEAIVRQMTSKVRIDDGGDTTMLPGELVELRQVEQVNEAMGITGGAPARYTPVLLGITKASLNTDSFISAASFQETTRVLTEAAIEGKSDWLRGLKENVIIGRLIPAGTGFNTHEEMNGGSFEGDSGDYNARGDSYGNSDRYAKGGFADNPSVLYGSDEDFGAAELDSPSVLRDYGARGAGDAPGMRGSARSFQNVDDDMDMVLDDRTARAYHSNDSYSNNNFGDVFSDDEEYLDEEYSEEE, translated from the coding sequence ATGTCAAAAAAACCGATTTTTTTCAACCGCATTGTTGACAAAGGCCAACTCCGACGGCTGATTGCCTGGACTTATACCCACTATGGCAGCGCCGTATCTTCCCAAGTGGCCGACCGCTTGAAGGATTTAGGATTCCGCTACGCCACCAAAGCGGGCGTATCGATTAGCGTGGACGACCTGCAAGTCCCGCCGAAGAAAAAGGAAATGCTCGCCGCCGCCGAAGCGGAAATTCGCACCACAGAAAGGCGGTATCGCACCGGGGATATTACCGAGGTCGAACGCTTCCAGAAGGTCATCGATACCTGGAACAGTACCTCTGAGGCGCTCAAAGATGAGGTAGTCGAAAACTTCCGCGCCACGAACCCGCTCAACAGCGTTTATATGATGGCCTTCAGCGGCGCGCGGGGGAACCTGTCTCAGGTTCGTCAGTTGGTAGGGATGCGGGGGCTAATGGCCGACCCGCAGGGGCAGATTATTGCGCTGCCGATTAAGACCAACTTCCGCGAAGGGCTGACAGTAACGGAATATATTATTTCCTCTTACGGGGCGCGCAAAGGCTTGGTCGATACGGCGCTGCGCACGGCTGACTCGGGATATTTAACCCGGCGTTTGGTCGATGTCAGCCAAGATGTGATCGTGCGGGAAAACGACTGCGGTACGGAACGCAGTATTAAAGTGGAAGCGATGATGGATAACGATCGCGTCCTGATTCCGCTGAGCGATCGCCTCTTGGGGCGCATTCTCGCCCGGGATGTGGTCGATCCCCAAAGCGGCGAAATTATCGCCGTTCGCAACCAGGATATCGACGATACCTTAGCCAAGAAAATCGGCAAGCACGTCGATCGCGTCTGGGTGCGATCGCCGCTGACTTGCGAAGCCGCGCGATCGGTTTGCCAACACTGTTACGGCTGGAGTCTCGCCCACGGCCACATGGTCGATCTCGGCGAAGCCGTTGGTATTATTGCCGCCCAGTCGATCGGCGAACCCGGAACGCAATTAACCATGCGGACTTTCCACACCGGGGGCGTATTCACCGGTGAAGTCGCCCGCAACGTGCGCGCCGAAGCCGCCGGAACGATTAAGTTCGGCCCGAACCTGCGGACTCGCCCGGTGCGAACCCGTCACGGCGACGATCGCGAACAAGTGGAAGTAGCAGGAGATATGCTACTCATGCCCGTAGGCTCGAAAAAAAGCAGCGACGCGATCGCCTACTCGATTACCCCCGGTTCCTTACTCTTCGTCCGCGACGGCGATACCGTTGAAAACGATCAAATGCTCGCTGAAGTTGCCCTGCGGCAGCGACGCGGTTCGACTGAAAAAGCAACCAAAGACGTATCGGCAGATCTGGCCGGAGAAGTCATGTTTGCCGGTTTGATCGGCGAAGAAAAAACCGATCGCCAAGGGAACGTCACCCACATCGCCCAGCGCGGTGGCTTGCTTTGGGTCATGTCCGGCGACGTTTACAACCTCCTGCCGGGAGCCGAACCCGTCGTTAAAAACGGCGATCGCGTCGAAGCTGGAACCGTCCTCGCTCAGACCAAACTGATTACCCTCCACGGCGGAGTCGTGCGACTGCATCCCGGCAGCCGCGAAATCGAAATCATTACCGCCTCCGTCCAACTCGATCGCTCTATCGTCCAGCGCGAACACAACCGCTACGTCATCAATGCCCAAAGCGGTCAGCGTTTCTTGCTCAAAGCCACCCCCGGTACCAAAGTTCTCAACCACCAAGTGATTGCCGAACTGATCGACGATCGCTACCGCACCCAAACCGGCGGTATCGTTAAGTACGCCGGATTGGAAACGAGTAAAGGGCGCGGGCGCAACGAGCCGGGACGCGCTAATAAAGGCTACGAAGTCACCCAAGGGGGTTCGTTGCTCTGGATTCCCGAAGAATGCCACGAGGTAAATAAAGATATTTCCCTGTTGTTGGTAGAAGAAGGGCAGTACGTTGAAGCAGGAACCGAAGTCGTTAAAGATATCTACGCTCAATCGTCTGGGGTGGTAGAAGTCGTTCAGAAAAACGACATCTTACGCGAAATCGCCATCAAACCGGGCGAACTGCACCCGATTGAAGAACCGCCTTTAGTCGAAGCCGACGGGCAACTGCTGCAACCGGGAACGGAAGTCTTACCGGGACTGGTGATGGAAGAACTGCGTTACGGCGAGTACGTCGATACTCCCGAAGGCTTAGCCCTGCTGCTGCGACCGGCGATCGAGTATGTGGTTTCCGAACATCCCGACGTTCCCTCCCAAGAATCGATCGATAATAAGGCGACGGGGCCCTCGATTTCGCTGCGCGCGATTCAACGCCTGTTTTATAAAGACGGCGATCGCGTCAAGTCCGTCGAAGGAGTCGATCTCGTCAGCACCCAACTCGTCCTCGAGATCGAACAAACGCAAGAGCGCAAGGATTTTATCGATTCCAGCAGCTTGAGCGCCGATATCGAACTACTCCCCGTCTCCGAGGCCAACGAAGACGGCGATGGCGAAACTTACCAGTTGCAAATCGTCATCCTCGAATCTTTAGTGATTCGTCGCGATGTCGAAGCCGACACCACCAGCGGCGGGACGAAAACCCGTATCCTCGTTGAAGACGGTCAAGAAATTCCCCCCGGAGCCGTCGTCGCTCGCACGGAGATTAAATGTAAGGAAGCCGGAGAAGTACGCGGGATTCGCGCCGGGGCAGAAGCGATTCGTCGCGTTCTCGTCGCCCGATCCGCCGATCGCGTCTCGCTCGAACTGCCCGCACGTCCGAAGCTGAAAGTTGGCTCTTTAGTTGTCGCCGGAACCGAAATCGTTCCCGGCGTAACCGCTCCCGAATCCGGACAGATCGTTGCGATCGAAACCCCCGATAAAGCGAGCGACGTTCATACCCTTTCCCTACGCCTGGGGCGGCCCTACCGCGTCTCTGCCGGTGCAATCTTGCAAGTTGGCGATGGCGATCTCGTCCAGCGCGGCGATAACCTCGTTCTACTGGTTTTCGAGCGTTCTAAAACTGGGGATATTATCCAAGGGTTGCCTCGGATTGAAGAATTGCTCGAAGCTCGCCGTCCTAAAGAAGCGTGTATTTTGGCGAAGCGTCCCGGAACCGCCCAAGTGGTTTACGGCGAAGATGATATCGTCGATGTCAAGATTATTGAAGCTGGCGGTGTCGTCGCCGACTATCCGCTCAGCCCCGGACAAAACGCGATCGTCGTCGATGGGCAAGAAGTTGGAGTTGCCGAACCCGTAACCGATGGTCCGCCCAACCCCCACGAAATTTTAGAAACCTTCTTTGAGTATTATTGCGAAGAGAAGGGCGTTTACGAAGCGGCTTTAATTGGCTTGCAAAAAGCGCAAAACTTCTTGGTGGATGCCGTGCAAGGGGTGTATCAGTCGCAAGGGATCGATATTGCCGACAAGCATATCGAAGCGATCGTGCGTCAGATGACTTCTAAAGTCCGCATCGATGACGGTGGAGACACGACAATGCTGCCGGGAGAATTAGTCGAACTGCGGCAAGTCGAGCAGGTGAACGAAGCAATGGGGATTACTGGCGGCGCGCCCGCTCGTTACACGCCCGTTCTTTTGGGGATCACCAAAGCATCTTTGAATACCGATAGCTTTATTAGTGCGGCGAGTTTCCAAGAAACCACCCGCGTCCTCACCGAAGCAGCGATTGAGGGTAAATCCGACTGGCTGCGCGGTTTGAAGGAAAACGTGATCATCGGGCGTTTGATTCCGGCTGGTACCGGATTCAACACCCACGAAGAGATGAACGGCGGCAGTTTCGAGGGCGATAGCGGCGACTACAACGCTCGCGGCGACAGCTATGGTAATAGCGATCGCTATGCCAAAGGCGGTTTCGCCGACAATCCCAGTGTCCTGTACGGTAGCGATGAGGATTTTGGTGCGGCAGAGCTAGATTCTCCGAGCGTGCTGCGGGACTACGGAGCGCGCGGCGCTGGCGATGCCCCCGGAATGCGCGGTTCGGCTCGCTCCTTCCAGAACGTCGATGATGACATGGATATGGTGTTAGACGATCGCACCGCCCGAGCCTATCACTCTAACGACTCCTATAGCAATAACAACTTCGGCGACGTATTTAGCGACGACGAAGAATACTTAGACGAGGAGTATAGCGAGGAGGAATAA